The nucleotide window ACAACAGCGCGCTGCGCGGAGCCCGTCAGGAGGACCTGGTCCGTATCCTCGACGAGGTCGACGACAGGACGCAGCGGCTCCAGGACGAGAAACAGCGGCTCGACGATCAGCGCACGGAGCTGGAGAACAGTTCCGACCAGGCCGAAGAGGCAAGGAAACAGACACGCGAGAAGGAACGGCAGCTCGGCATCCTCGCCGGCACCGTGGCGGCGCACGGACCCGGCATCACGCTGACGATCAGCGACCCGAGCGGTGCGGTCGAGGCGGACATGCTGCTGGACGCCATCCAGGAGCTGCGGGCGGCCGGTGCCGAGGCGATCGAGGTCGACGGTGTCCGTGTCGTCGCCAGTACGTACTTCTCCGGTTCCGCGGGAGCGATCGAGGTCGACGGCCGCAAGGTCGCGCCCCCGTACGAGTTCAAGGTCATCGGCAAGCCGCAGGATCTGGAGCCGGCGCTCAACATCCCCGGCGGGGTCGTGCAGACGCTGGAGAAGGAGCAGGCCACCGCGCAGGTGGCCCGCGCCGACGACATCGTCGTGGACGCCTTGCGACCAGCCGATCGGCCTGACTACGCTCGGTCGTCGTCCCAGTGAAGCCGTGGCGCATGGGCGCCGGGGGACACGGGCATGAGGTTCCGGGGGGTCGGCGCATCGTATTCGTGGCGCGTGGTGGAAACTGTCGAGTGGATACGGACGTTGTGAAGATGTCCGGGTCGGCAGGTGTGTTCATTCAGGGTTCGTCCTGCCCCACGGGCGGGTCTATGTCGGTCAAGGGGAAACGCCCGTGAAGTTGTTTGCGAAGTTGTTCGGAAAGAGCGCACGCGAGGACAGCAACAGCGCTGCCCGCCACCGCGCTCCGCGGTCCGGTCAGGGCGAGGAGCAGGGCGTTGACCGCCCGCTCTTCCGTGACGAAGTGCCCGGAACACCCGGTGACGTTCCGGGTGCGCACGGCGCCTCGCCCGCTGACCCTGCCGGTGCCGGGCGCATAGGTTTCGGTGAACCATCGGCCTCACGTACGGGTGGCGGGTTCGCGCACGCCCCGGAGGGGTCCTCCATGCCGGTGTGCGCGAGGTGCGGGCACCGCAACGCCGAGGCCAGCCGGTTCTGCTCCAACTGCGGCGCGCCGCTCAGGGGCGGAGTGCCGGAGCGTGCTTCGGAGACGACGTCGACCATCTCGATCTCCGG belongs to Streptomyces finlayi and includes:
- a CDS encoding DUF881 domain-containing protein produces the protein MSNEATPNGEERTGEQPAGASAPTVLSGRQRLMAGLWPPRVSRAQLIVALLLFVLGLGLAIQVRSNSDNSALRGARQEDLVRILDEVDDRTQRLQDEKQRLDDQRTELENSSDQAEEARKQTREKERQLGILAGTVAAHGPGITLTISDPSGAVEADMLLDAIQELRAAGAEAIEVDGVRVVASTYFSGSAGAIEVDGRKVAPPYEFKVIGKPQDLEPALNIPGGVVQTLEKEQATAQVARADDIVVDALRPADRPDYARSSSQ
- a CDS encoding FHA domain-containing protein, with protein sequence MKLFAKLFGKSAREDSNSAARHRAPRSGQGEEQGVDRPLFRDEVPGTPGDVPGAHGASPADPAGAGRIGFGEPSASRTGGGFAHAPEGSSMPVCARCGHRNAEASRFCSNCGAPLRGGVPERASETTSTISISGLEAYEAEATGQTMLPSLSPEAQAAVDALPAGSALLVVRRGPNSGSRFLLDSDLTTAGRHPQSDIFLDDVTVSRRHVEFNRNPDGSFTVGDVGSLNGTYVNRERIDSVPLNNGDEVQIGKYRLVFYASQRGV